The Saprospiraceae bacterium genome includes a window with the following:
- a CDS encoding DUF1579 family protein, with protein sequence MTAQQNTDPWTEYMTPTDIHTLIGQYTGDFDMEIAMSRGEGKNPIVINIPSTHQMILGARFLEMKQKGDMMGMAYESFMTLGFNTIDKKMALTTITNMGTGTLALFGNWDEINKKATLYGSLTNPVSKHNIQVKQIIDFSDSNTLVIESYDTEGEQAEKKTVVYTLKRKI encoded by the coding sequence TTGACAGCACAACAAAACACAGACCCATGGACTGAATATATGACGCCTACAGATATCCATACTTTGATAGGGCAATATACGGGCGATTTCGATATGGAAATTGCAATGTCGAGAGGTGAAGGCAAGAATCCGATTGTGATAAATATTCCATCCACACATCAAATGATACTCGGTGCCAGATTTTTGGAGATGAAACAAAAAGGAGATATGATGGGTATGGCATACGAATCTTTCATGACTTTAGGATTTAATACCATTGATAAAAAAATGGCGCTAACGACCATCACCAATATGGGTACTGGCACTTTGGCACTTTTCGGTAATTGGGATGAGATAAACAAAAAAGCAACGTTGTATGGATCACTCACCAACCCTGTAAGTAAACATAATATTCAGGTCAAACAAATCATCGACTTCTCAGACTCCAATACTTTGGTCATAGAAAGTTATGATACCGAAGGTGAACAAGCAGAGAAAAAAACGGTGGTCTATACACTGAAAAGGAAAATTTAA
- a CDS encoding response regulator: MAKILVVDDETDLEILIKQKFRQKIRDHHYEFVFAINGRHALEQLEIHKDIDVVLSDINMPEMDGLTLLSKLTENHNLLKSVMVSAYGDMENIRVAMNRGAFDFVTKPVNFEDLELTMEKTIKHVRQMKDTIQALKENNILRMYVDETVLNFMGSREFEASLLENETVEATVAFIDICGFTRISEKETPNQVVGLLNEYFDVMVKEIIQQKGIIDKFIGDAIMAVFKGPYHEDRAIEACLAIKNSIHNLPIAFGDTGYKPDVSIGINSGEMVSGNIGSSTLRRLDYTVIGDTVNVAARLQGAAGVAQILITEENYHKVKESFICKKVGERNLKNKDAPIVVYEVIS, translated from the coding sequence ATGGCAAAAATACTGGTAGTGGACGATGAAACAGATCTCGAAATTCTGATCAAACAAAAATTCAGACAAAAAATCAGAGATCATCATTATGAATTTGTTTTTGCGATAAATGGTAGGCATGCTCTTGAACAATTAGAAATTCATAAAGACATTGATGTGGTGCTAAGTGATATCAATATGCCGGAGATGGATGGACTTACGTTATTATCCAAATTAACTGAAAATCATAATTTACTTAAATCAGTGATGGTTTCAGCATATGGGGATATGGAAAATATTCGGGTTGCAATGAATAGAGGAGCATTCGATTTTGTAACGAAACCTGTCAATTTTGAAGATCTTGAGCTGACAATGGAAAAGACAATCAAGCATGTCCGTCAAATGAAAGATACGATTCAGGCTCTTAAAGAAAATAATATACTTCGCATGTATGTGGATGAGACCGTGTTGAATTTTATGGGCAGTCGTGAGTTTGAAGCATCACTCCTCGAAAATGAAACTGTAGAAGCAACTGTTGCCTTCATAGATATTTGTGGTTTCACACGAATAAGTGAAAAAGAGACACCCAACCAGGTAGTAGGACTTTTAAATGAATATTTTGATGTTATGGTGAAGGAAATTATACAACAGAAAGGAATTATTGATAAATTTATTGGGGACGCAATAATGGCGGTATTTAAAGGGCCATATCATGAAGACAGAGCCATAGAAGCATGTCTTGCAATAAAAAATTCAATCCACAATCTCCCCATTGCATTCGGTGACACCGGATATAAACCCGATGTATCAATCGGTATTAACAGTGGTGAAATGGTTTCCGGCAACATTGGATCTTCCACCCTGCGTCGATTGGATTATACAGTAATTGGAGATACAGTTAATGTTGCTGCACGTCTTCAGGGAGCTGCAGGTGTTGCGCAAATACTCATTACAGAAGAAAATTATCATAAAGTAAAAGAGTCATTTATTTGTAAGAAGGTAGGTGAGCGTAATCTTAAAAATAAAGATGCTCCCATAGTTGTCTATGAAGTCATAAGCTGA
- a CDS encoding class D beta-lactamase produces MIQHIKLIILTILASTSFGQSNFQKYFDSLNVAGSTTIFDYYNKKWIFTDKADAEIVSLPASTFKIPHTLIALENKVVADEYEVYKWDGIPKSHLGKVVDLWNKDTDMNTAFKNSTVWFYEEIAKKIKRKSYKKILENCGYGNSNLNEKGQDFWNYGNFGVTPKNQIEFLIKLYEDKLPFSKYNMDKMKEIMISEKSETHNFRGKTGWTRKNGKEIGWWVGYVETKDNVYFFATRLLKNENDNNPNFTQYRKELTKLILKDIEVQNKQLPYAEIPAEAENYSGVNVASRLIDGLGFRFYWATEGLRDEDLNFKPNSDARTQLETIQHIYEMSEMIKNSVKETVNLPGQSPKLTFKEAREKTLWNLKIASDILKNSSDNDLNRYRLKFKKDEKLIEYPFWNNINGPISDCLWHTGQIVSFRRSSGNPFSDKVNLMKGELKK; encoded by the coding sequence ATGATTCAACATATAAAATTAATCATTCTTACCATTTTGGCTTCAACAAGCTTTGGTCAATCAAATTTTCAAAAATATTTTGATAGTTTAAACGTAGCAGGAAGTACTACTATTTTCGATTACTATAACAAAAAATGGATTTTCACTGACAAAGCAGATGCTGAAATAGTATCGTTGCCTGCCTCAACTTTCAAGATTCCTCATACGCTGATAGCTCTTGAAAACAAGGTAGTTGCTGACGAATATGAAGTGTATAAATGGGATGGTATTCCTAAATCACATTTAGGCAAAGTAGTAGATTTATGGAATAAGGACACAGATATGAATACTGCTTTTAAGAACTCTACTGTCTGGTTTTATGAAGAAATAGCCAAAAAAATAAAAAGAAAATCTTACAAAAAAATACTTGAAAACTGTGGATATGGCAACAGCAATCTGAATGAAAAAGGTCAGGATTTCTGGAATTATGGCAACTTTGGGGTTACTCCCAAGAATCAAATTGAATTTTTAATAAAACTCTACGAAGACAAGCTGCCATTTTCGAAATACAACATGGACAAAATGAAAGAAATTATGATTTCTGAAAAATCCGAAACTCATAACTTTAGAGGCAAGACGGGATGGACAAGAAAAAATGGCAAAGAAATAGGTTGGTGGGTAGGATATGTGGAGACCAAAGATAATGTTTACTTTTTTGCCACCCGACTATTGAAAAACGAAAATGATAACAATCCCAATTTCACACAATACAGGAAAGAACTAACAAAACTGATCCTGAAAGATATAGAAGTACAAAACAAACAACTTCCCTATGCAGAAATACCAGCTGAGGCTGAAAATTATTCCGGGGTAAATGTAGCTTCCCGGCTGATAGATGGACTTGGTTTTAGATTTTACTGGGCGACAGAAGGCTTAAGAGATGAAGATTTGAATTTCAAACCAAATAGTGATGCCAGGACACAATTGGAGACCATTCAGCACATTTATGAAATGTCAGAAATGATCAAAAACAGTGTCAAAGAGACTGTCAATCTGCCGGGACAAAGCCCAAAACTAACATTTAAAGAAGCCAGAGAAAAAACGCTTTGGAATCTAAAAATAGCCAGCGATATCTTAAAGAATAGTAGTGATAATGACTTGAACAGATACCGTTTAAAATTTAAAAAAGACGAAAAATTGATCGAATATCCATTTTGGAATAACATCAATGGACCAATTTCTGATTGTTTATGGCACACAGGTCAAATCGTATCTTTTCGTAGGTCTTCCGGCAATCCATTTTCTGATAAAGTTAACTTAATGAAAGGAGAATTAAAAAAATAA
- a CDS encoding DUF2200 domain-containing protein: MKVTPEHNERMAKMTFSSVYPHYITKVEKKGRILDELHQVITWLTGFDENKIQTLIDEKVTFETFFEQATLHPNAHFIKGMICGYRIEEIENPLTQKVRYLDKLVDELAAGRKIEKILRE, translated from the coding sequence ATGAAAGTAACACCTGAACATAACGAGCGAATGGCAAAGATGACTTTTTCATCTGTGTATCCTCATTACATCACGAAAGTAGAGAAAAAAGGAAGAATCTTAGATGAACTTCATCAAGTGATTACATGGCTTACAGGCTTTGATGAAAATAAAATACAAACACTCATCGATGAAAAAGTGACTTTCGAAACGTTTTTCGAGCAAGCCACATTGCATCCGAATGCACACTTCATCAAAGGGATGATTTGTGGTTATAGAATAGAAGAAATTGAAAATCCTTTGACACAAAAAGTCAGGTATCTGGACAAACTGGTAGATGAGCTGGCCGCTGGTCGTAAAATAGAGAAAATCTTAAGGGAGTAA
- a CDS encoding VOC family protein: MSFKIEHLAIWTKDLEKSKDFYIKYFDMKCGDKYHNPSKQFTSYFLSFKNSKVRIELMHRSDILEHYGKKGNTTGLAHIAISVGSKEKVNLLTERLRADNFMIDSDPRTTGDGYYESVVLDPEGNLIEITE; this comes from the coding sequence ATGTCATTCAAAATCGAACATCTAGCCATCTGGACCAAAGATTTAGAAAAGTCTAAAGACTTCTATATCAAGTACTTTGATATGAAATGTGGCGACAAGTATCATAATCCATCAAAGCAATTTACATCTTACTTCCTTTCTTTTAAAAACAGTAAAGTAAGGATAGAATTAATGCATCGATCTGATATTTTAGAGCATTATGGCAAAAAAGGAAATACTACTGGTTTGGCACATATTGCGATTTCAGTGGGTAGTAAAGAAAAAGTTAACTTACTTACGGAAAGATTGAGAGCGGACAATTTTATGATTGATAGTGATCCCAGGACAACCGGAGACGGCTATTATGAAAGTGTCGTTTTGGATCCGGAAGGCAACTTAATAGAAATAACTGAATAA
- a CDS encoding YitT family protein has product MSVTKNINWKTVFSLHALFHTLLGTLLAVIALKGFMIPNHFLDGGVTGISILIEEIFHIDISLLLIFFNLPFVYIGYKKIGKTFAVQTMIAILMLTLLINVINVPTVTQDKVLIAVFGGLLIGLGIGLVIRGGAVIDGLEVIADYTNKNSAFSSSEVILLVNSMIMLGAAFEFGIETAMYSILTYFTAMKTSDYVVDGFEEFTALTIISKEHEKVKSLIVNDFNKAISVYKGERGYLPGAFEIKQDCDIVMTIVTRLEVHRLKQAISEVDPMAFFFIQSIKEVKGGIVKQNKTHH; this is encoded by the coding sequence ATGAGTGTAACAAAAAATATCAATTGGAAAACTGTTTTTTCTCTTCACGCATTGTTCCATACACTGCTCGGAACACTATTGGCTGTGATTGCTCTGAAAGGTTTTATGATTCCCAATCATTTTCTGGATGGGGGAGTGACCGGGATTTCAATTTTGATTGAAGAGATTTTTCACATTGATATTAGTTTATTACTGATTTTTTTTAACCTGCCTTTTGTTTATATCGGGTATAAAAAAATCGGAAAAACCTTTGCTGTACAGACTATGATAGCAATATTGATGTTGACATTACTTATCAATGTCATAAATGTTCCGACCGTCACGCAGGATAAAGTCCTGATTGCTGTTTTCGGAGGTTTACTCATCGGACTTGGAATCGGATTAGTCATCAGAGGGGGCGCTGTTATAGATGGTCTTGAAGTCATTGCAGATTATACCAATAAAAATTCTGCTTTCAGTTCAAGTGAGGTTATCTTACTCGTTAATTCAATGATTATGCTCGGAGCAGCTTTTGAATTTGGAATTGAGACTGCGATGTATTCCATTCTGACATACTTTACGGCTATGAAGACATCAGATTATGTAGTCGATGGATTTGAAGAGTTTACTGCATTAACTATAATTTCAAAGGAACACGAAAAGGTTAAATCTCTTATTGTGAACGATTTTAATAAAGCGATTTCTGTTTATAAAGGCGAAAGAGGGTATCTTCCGGGTGCATTTGAAATAAAACAGGATTGCGATATAGTAATGACCATCGTTACCAGATTGGAAGTTCACAGACTCAAGCAAGCTATTTCTGAAGTGGACCCGATGGCTTTTTTCTTTATTCAAAGCATAAAAGAAGTAAAAGGCGGTATTGTAAAACAAAATAAAACGCATCATTGA
- a CDS encoding DinB family protein: MIVFKPLALGLNYFCKSAALNLLHLLRLEVLIYVCGLKSRILSTSDFFSGPYLLQSRQKCRNFIESLTDEKLKDRFTEGSEQGDMDYPILEILLYNMRHTQHHAAQLNMMIRQDLNEHMEWSFREGDIKLDDKI, from the coding sequence ATGATTGTCTTCAAACCCCTTGCACTTGGTTTAAATTATTTTTGTAAGTCAGCTGCACTCAATTTACTTCACCTTCTTCGCCTTGAAGTATTAATATACGTCTGCGGCTTGAAGTCTCGTATTTTAAGCACATCTGACTTTTTCAGCGGACCCTACTTACTTCAAAGTCGGCAAAAATGTCGAAACTTCATTGAATCATTGACAGATGAGAAGCTCAAGGATAGATTTACAGAAGGAAGCGAACAAGGAGATATGGATTATCCCATTTTGGAAATTTTGTTATACAACATGCGACATACACAACATCACGCAGCTCAATTAAATATGATGATTAGACAAGACTTAAATGAACATATGGAGTGGTCATTCAGAGAAGGAGATATAAAATTGGACGATAAGATATGA
- a CDS encoding DUF1801 domain-containing protein, with protein MHTEIQTYNNQHPEAYKDICDQLCSIINQELTEAESKIWHSHPVWFLEGNPIVGYSKQKPGIRLMFWSGKDFEESGLIVKGGKFKDASIFYNCVDEINPEDLSRWLKKSRDIQWDYKNIVKKKGKLDRLK; from the coding sequence ATGCATACAGAAATTCAAACATATAACAATCAACACCCGGAAGCATATAAAGATATATGTGATCAACTTTGTTCAATAATAAACCAAGAGTTAACTGAAGCCGAAAGCAAAATCTGGCATTCACATCCTGTTTGGTTTTTGGAAGGGAATCCTATTGTAGGATACAGCAAACAAAAACCGGGTATCAGATTGATGTTTTGGAGTGGAAAGGATTTTGAAGAAAGCGGACTAATTGTGAAAGGTGGAAAATTTAAAGATGCTTCCATCTTTTATAATTGTGTTGATGAGATTAATCCGGAAGACCTAAGTCGATGGTTAAAAAAATCAAGAGATATCCAATGGGATTACAAAAATATCGTTAAGAAAAAAGGGAAATTAGATAGATTAAAATGA
- a CDS encoding response regulator has translation MKILVVDDEKDVQVLFEQRFRKEIRSGVITFDFAFSGEEALNYLQNHVKETVLILSDINMPGMSGLELLKQIKSKYVSPTPVVYMITAYGDRENYNTAMEIGADDFLTKPIEFDQLKEKLISC, from the coding sequence ATGAAAATACTGGTAGTGGATGATGAAAAAGATGTTCAGGTATTATTTGAACAGCGTTTCAGAAAAGAAATCAGAAGTGGCGTTATTACTTTTGATTTTGCTTTTTCAGGCGAAGAAGCATTAAATTATTTACAAAATCATGTAAAGGAGACTGTCTTGATACTTTCAGATATAAATATGCCCGGCATGAGCGGTTTGGAATTATTAAAACAAATTAAAAGTAAATATGTATCACCTACTCCTGTGGTTTATATGATTACTGCATATGGAGACAGGGAAAACTATAATACTGCTATGGAAATTGGTGCTGATGACTTTTTAACAAAACCTATTGAATTTGATCAGCTAAAAGAAAAATTAATATCTTGTTGA
- a CDS encoding HD domain-containing protein has product MIDFDAIKKNVLIRLENNLSPVYTYHDASHTLYVLDKTIMLCQKESIKEGDTTLLKIAALYHDIGFLKDRIEHEKHGCTFARNELSYFGLMPEEIEVVCGMIMATKVPQSPKNNLEMILADADLEYLSTNQFDRISEKLYTELKHFNPELDRKSWLEIQIDFISKHHYHTDWCKRFREFRKIKNLGNVREVLKALEDKSAKGERQNQF; this is encoded by the coding sequence ATGATTGACTTTGATGCAATAAAAAAAAATGTTTTAATCAGACTTGAAAATAATCTGTCACCTGTTTATACTTATCACGATGCTTCTCACACCCTATATGTACTTGATAAAACAATAATGCTTTGCCAAAAGGAAAGTATTAAAGAAGGTGACACCACACTTTTAAAAATAGCAGCGCTCTACCATGATATCGGATTTTTGAAGGATAGAATCGAACACGAGAAACATGGTTGTACATTTGCAAGAAATGAGCTAAGTTATTTTGGTCTTATGCCGGAAGAAATAGAAGTAGTTTGTGGTATGATCATGGCAACCAAAGTTCCGCAATCGCCAAAGAACAATCTGGAAATGATTTTGGCAGATGCAGATCTTGAGTATCTAAGTACCAATCAATTTGATAGGATAAGCGAAAAGTTGTACACAGAGTTAAAACATTTTAACCCGGAATTGGACCGGAAAAGCTGGCTCGAAATTCAAATTGATTTTATTTCCAAACATCATTATCACACTGATTGGTGCAAAAGATTTAGGGAATTCAGAAAAATCAAAAATCTGGGAAATGTACGGGAAGTGCTCAAAGCATTGGAAGATAAATCAGCAAAAGGAGAAAGACAAAACCAATTCTGA